One segment of Danio aesculapii chromosome 3, fDanAes4.1, whole genome shotgun sequence DNA contains the following:
- the iqck gene encoding IQ domain-containing protein K, whose protein sequence is MSECDSVFYPLHIGCSAQAEFLDTQRLCRRLSQCYLEECVFPVLLPALHALLEESQKHHCTQKKKRTFNGCDFLTEWLYNKNPRWTERIPTNFENIPFVQNWLSEHPRQQIQVPPTPEQAAVLIQAFWRGCKVRAHPEVQELRQWQRELREKSCDINKTVQDFWMHQENRVWSELDELVDSTDPHVEAGVYIEVVPPTPQNRALYTPTPAGHAEKTELLTPSTTSTHTAAS, encoded by the exons ATGAGCGAGTGTGACTCTGTTTTCTACCCGCTGCACATTGGATGCTCCGCTCAGGCTGA GTTTTTGGACACGCAGCGCCTCTGCCGTCGGCTCAGTCAGTGCTATCTAGAGGAGTGTGTGTTCCCGGTGCTGCTGCCGGCGCTACATGCTTTACTGGAGGAATCACAGAAGCACCACTGCACACAG AAGAAAAAGAGGACATTCAATGGCTGTGACTTCCTTACAGAATGGCTGTACAA CAAAAACCCACGTTGGACAGAGCGAATACCGACAAATTTTGAGAACATTCCTTTTGTCCAGAACTGGCTTTCCGAACA TCCCAGACAGCAGATCCAGGTTCCTCCAACACCTGAGCAAGCTGCAGTGCTAATCCAGGCGTTCTGGAGGGGGTGTAAG GTGCGTGCTCATCCAGAGGTGCAGGAGCTGCGGCAGTGGCAGAGGGAACTGCGGGAAAAGAGCTGCGACATCAACAAAACGGTTCAGGATTTCTGGATGCATCAGGAGAACAGAG tctggTCAGAGCTGGATGAGCTGGTGGACAGCACGGATCCGCATGTGGAGGCTGGAGTTTATATTGAAGTTGTGCCGCCGACGCCGCAGAACAGAGCGCTTTACACACCGACTCCAGCAGGACACGCTGAGAAAACAGAGCTCCTGACGCCCTCGACCACCTCCACACACACTGCAGCatcttaa